One window of the Maylandia zebra isolate NMK-2024a linkage group LG19, Mzebra_GT3a, whole genome shotgun sequence genome contains the following:
- the snx6 gene encoding sorting nexin-6, producing the protein MMQEGLDDGPDFLSEEDRGPRAVNVDLQTDAMLQVDISDALSERDKVKFTVHTKSTLPNFKQNEFSVVRQHEEFIWLHDSFVENEEYAGYIIPPAPPRPDFDASREKLQKLGEGEGSMTKEEFTKMKQELEAEYLAIFKKTVAMHEVFLCRVAAHPVLRKDLNFHVFLEYNQDLSVRGKNKKEKLEDFFKNVVKSADGVLVAGVKDVDDFFEHEKTFLLEYHNRVKDASAKSDRMIRSHKNAADDINRIASSLYTLGTQDSTDLCKFFLKVSELFEKTRKIEARIAADEDLKLADLLKYYLRESQAAKDLLYRRSRALVDYENANKALDKARAKNRDVLQAETSQQLCCHKFEKISESAKQELIDFKTRRVAAFRKNLVELAELELKHAKGNLQLLQGCLGILKGNT; encoded by the exons ATGATG CAGGAAGGGTTGGACGACGGACCCGACTTCCTCTCCGAGGAGGACCGGGGA CCACGTGCAGTCAACGTGGACCTTCAAACAGACGCCATGCTGCAGGTTGACATCTCTGATGCCCTGAGTGAGCGAGACAAGGTCAAATTTACCGTTCACACCAAG AGCACGCTTCCCAACTTTAAGCAGAACGAGTTCTCGGTGGTCCGACAGCATGAAGAGTTCATCTGGCTGCATGACTCCTTTGTGGAAAATGAAGAATACGCAGGATACATC ATCCCCCCAGCACCTCCAAGACCAGACTTTGATGCATccagagagaagctgcagaagcTGGGCGAGGGCGAGGGATCCATGACTAAAGAGGAGTTCACAAAGATGAAGCAGGAGCTCGAGGC AGAGTACCTTGCCATCTTTAAGAAAACCGTAGCCATGCATGAGGTCTTCTTATGTCGTGTGGCGGCTCATCCTGTGCTCAGGAAAGACCTCAATTTCCATGTCTTCCTGGAGTATAACCAGGAT CTGAGTGTACGAGGGAAGAACAAGAAGGAGAAACTGgaagatttctttaaaaatgtggTGAAGTCGGCAGATGGTGTCTTGGTGGCTGGAGTCAAG GATGTGGATGATTTCTTTGAGCACGAGAAGACGTTTCTGTTGGAATATCACAACAGAGTCAAGGATGCTTCAGCCAAGTCTGACAGAATGATCCGATCACACAAAA atGCTGCTGATGACATCAACAGAATTGCCTCATCTCTCTACACATTAGGAACACAGGACTCCACAGACCTCTGCAA GTTCTTCCTCAAAGTGTCAGAGTTGTTCGAGAAAACTCGG aaaattGAAGCTCGCATTGCAGCAGATGAAGACCTGAAGCTGGCCGACCTGCTGAAATATTATTTGAGGGAGTCACAGGCTGCAAAG GATCTCTTGTACCGGAGGAGTCGGGCTTTGGTCGACTATGAGAACGCTAACAAGGCTCTAGATAAGGCTCGGGCCAAAAACAGAGATGTTCTGCAGGCTGAGACCAGTCAGCAGCTTTGCTGCCACAAGTTTGAGAAAATCTCAGAGTCTGCCAAGCAAG AGCTCATAGACTTTAAGACAAGGCGAGTGGCAGCCTTCAGGAAGAACCTGGTGGAGCTGGCCGAGCTTGAGCTCAAACACGCCAAG GGGAACCTCCAGCTGCTGCAGGGCTGTCTGGGCATCCTGAAAGGAAACACTTAA